From a single Thermodesulfobacteriota bacterium genomic region:
- a CDS encoding ABC transporter permease, whose product MTTLLASLRIALRALMVNKMRSGLTMLGIIIGVGAVIAMIAVGSGAKKKISDQIASMGSNILIVLSGSATSGGLRHGPGTVPTLTVEDAKAIQSEIPGVRLVAPHLSGVAQVVFGNQNWSTVVYGTTPELLEIREWALQSGRGFTKQELDGAAKVCLLGKTVVDNLFGGIDPIGQIVRIKKVPFTVIGVLSPKGQSTFGTDQDDTIFVPLTTAQKRLFGQQFPGMVRVITVQAREPELMKSVEEQITELLRQRHRIGPGQENDFSVRNLTEVATSAEESARVMSLLLGAIASISLIVGGIGIMNIMLVSVTERTREIGIRMAVGARGKDILLQFLIESLVLSLVGGVLGIGVGIAGTFILSHFTQWPILFSVEAIGLAFLFSGSVGVFFGFYPARKASRLNPIEALRYE is encoded by the coding sequence ATGACGACCCTTCTGGCCAGCCTCAGGATCGCCCTCCGGGCCTTGATGGTCAACAAGATGCGCTCCGGACTGACCATGCTCGGGATCATCATCGGCGTGGGGGCTGTGATCGCCATGATCGCCGTGGGTTCCGGGGCGAAGAAAAAGATCTCGGATCAGATCGCCAGCATGGGATCCAATATCCTGATCGTCCTCTCCGGAAGCGCCACCAGCGGAGGATTGAGACATGGGCCCGGGACCGTTCCAACCCTCACGGTGGAGGACGCCAAGGCGATTCAGTCTGAGATTCCCGGGGTAAGGCTCGTCGCCCCTCATCTATCGGGTGTTGCCCAGGTCGTATTTGGAAATCAGAATTGGTCCACAGTGGTCTATGGGACGACTCCAGAGCTTCTTGAGATCCGGGAGTGGGCCCTCCAGTCGGGAAGGGGCTTTACAAAACAGGAGCTCGACGGCGCGGCCAAGGTCTGTCTGTTAGGGAAGACCGTGGTCGACAACCTCTTCGGGGGGATCGACCCCATCGGTCAGATCGTCCGGATCAAGAAGGTCCCCTTCACGGTGATCGGCGTCCTCAGCCCCAAGGGACAATCCACCTTCGGCACGGACCAGGACGATACGATCTTCGTTCCCCTGACGACGGCTCAAAAACGCCTCTTCGGCCAGCAATTTCCCGGGATGGTGAGGGTGATCACGGTCCAGGCGAGGGAGCCCGAGCTGATGAAGTCGGTGGAGGAGCAGATCACCGAGCTCCTCCGCCAGAGGCACCGGATCGGACCGGGGCAGGAGAATGACTTCTCGGTTCGAAACCTGACCGAGGTGGCCACGAGCGCGGAAGAGTCGGCCAGGGTGATGTCCCTGCTCTTGGGGGCCATCGCCTCCATCTCCTTGATCGTCGGCGGAATCGGTATTATGAATATCATGCTCGTCTCGGTGACGGAGCGGACCCGAGAGATCGGGATCCGGATGGCCGTGGGCGCCCGGGGCAAGGATATCCTGCTTCAGTTCCTGATCGAATCGCTCGTCCTGAGCCTCGTGGGAGGCGTCCTGGGGATCGGAGTGGGGATCGCCGGCACCTTCATCCTCTCCCACTTCACCCAGTGGCCCATCCTCTTTTCGGTCGAGGCCATCGGCCTGGCCTTCCTCTTTTCGGGGTCCGTCGGGGTCTTCTTCGGGTTCTATCCTGCCCGAAAGGCCTCCCGCCTCAATCCCATCGAGGCGTTGCGGTATGAATGA